From Bacteroidota bacterium:
CAGCAGTTCGGCTTCGACGCCGACGCGCTTCTCGACCACGCGTTTGAGACGATCAACCTCGCGCTCGCCCCCGCTTGATCCTCTTTTTTTTGTACCTCTCATTGACGTTCTGTCAGCAAGCGACATGACGAAAGTACTAGCACCTCTCCTCGCCATCGCAGCGCTCCTCTTCGGGCCTGCACTGCGCGCCCAGGACGCGCCCGTATCCGCCCCCACCGCTGTGCTAGACGCCTACGTGGCCGAGGCGCTCGCGAGCAACCTCGCGCTCCAGCAGCAGGCGCTCGACCTCGACGCGGCCCGCTACGCGCTCGACGCGGCTCGGCGCAGCTTCTTCCCCACGCTCTCCGTCGAGGCGCGCTTCTCCCGTGCAGGAGGGGGGCGCACGATCGACCTCCCGCTCGGCGACCTCCTCAACCCGGCGTACGGCACGCTCAACGACCTCCTCGGGGCGCAGGGCGAGGACCCGTCGTTCCCAACGCTCTCCAACGAGACTGTTCCATTCCTCCGCGAGCAGGAGCAGGAGACGCGCCTCCGCGTGATCCAGCCGCTCTACGAGCCGCGCCTGAACGCGGCGGTCCGGCTCAACCGCCACCTCGTCGCGTCGCAGGAGGCCGGGGTCGAAGCGCTCCGGCAGCAGCTCGTGCGCGATGTCAAGGTGGCCTACTTCCAGTACCTCCAGGCCGAGCGCGCCACCGCCATCTTCGCCGCGGCGGGCGACCTCGTGACGGAGAATCTGCGTACGACCGAGCGGCTGCGGCGCAACGACCGCGTTCTCGCCGACGCCGTGCTGCGGGCACGCGCCGAGACGTTCGCCGTCGAGCAGCAGCAGGCCGAGGCGGCCGCCGACCGCGACCGAGCGCGCTCCTACGTCAACTTTCTCCTCAACCGCGCGCTCGACACGCCGCTGGAGCGCATCGAGGCCGAAACGCTGCCGGACGCTGCGCCGTCGACGTGGGTGCAGCCTGTCGTCCTGGCCAGCGCTGAAGCGTCCGTGGCAGACGACCCTGCGTTTGACGTAGCCCTCGCGGCCATGCAGGACGCGGCCGTGGCGCAGCGCCGCGAGCTCACCCAGCTCGGCGCCGCTATCGAGGCACAGCAGGCGAACGTATCGCTGAGCCGCGCGAGCTACCTCCCAAGCGTCGCGCTCGCCGTAGATGGTGGCATTCAGGGTGAGGGGTACGGCTTCACCGGCGACGCGCCGTACTACCTCGCCTCGGTCGTGCTCTCCTGGAAGCTCTTCGACTTCGGTGCGGACCGAGCCCGCATCCGCGAGGCGCAGG
This genomic window contains:
- a CDS encoding TolC family protein, giving the protein MTKVLAPLLAIAALLFGPALRAQDAPVSAPTAVLDAYVAEALASNLALQQQALDLDAARYALDAARRSFFPTLSVEARFSRAGGGRTIDLPLGDLLNPAYGTLNDLLGAQGEDPSFPTLSNETVPFLREQEQETRLRVIQPLYEPRLNAAVRLNRHLVASQEAGVEALRQQLVRDVKVAYFQYLQAERATAIFAAAGDLVTENLRTTERLRRNDRVLADAVLRARAETFAVEQQQAEAAADRDRARSYVNFLLNRALDTPLERIEAETLPDAAPSTWVQPVVLASAEASVADDPAFDVALAAMQDAAVAQRRELTQLGAAIEAQQANVSLSRASYLPSVALAVDGGIQGEGYGFTGDAPYYLASVVLSWKLFDFGADRARIREAQVAVERTRLTRTEAAQQIRLQVQDAYDAVQVARATLTTAEERVAAASEGFRLTQRRVAEGQLNQVAFVDARTALTSAELNLNVTRYALLARLADLEFAVGSAVLE